In Cercospora beticola chromosome 3, complete sequence, the following proteins share a genomic window:
- a CDS encoding uncharacterized protein (CAZy:CE3): MQNAEHVAPETMRNSLSKKQDAAPLKMMLVGDSITHGFEADTTWRFRLWEWLKSTNTPFNFVGPYTGVCAPMPNHPPQPPRLMELPAQGLEVLDEFPRIEWGYAKEVPSDFDAHHFATSGEKAERVQGLILARVEEFEPEMLLILLGFNDLSWGGARPEELLERIKTIVDKARANRANTKFIIGNVVHEQLADADLEARTSAYNELLNATYSSWSTVDSPVHYADVAGVYTCGPNRNCTSTVDGLHPNDLGAYQIAHAFSQAFIDHYAIGQQPVQIPDTWTDRAVDPPTNIKAFGSSMGITVTWDRPFGIPDFNVRRRSGDEDWITEYGVGMNRSDTILPHAGIQYEYQVRSCLGQRCGEWSSESVTAVSDRRTGPPPRNVRTKPTALGFEVSWSPPKDADEWNITQYDVAYANRMRNNLQLHAGTRKQSAKLEGLESGQYSIIGFILDVSVSIWTDPEGGSLFTFGRPVRPGTTQAPQAPSQLRSEIVNETAVHLTWEADDHWAGFLAYVDHHSDDIVIYDRSTVVAIDSTVATQIPEICISAINGDLESKRSCLFEKPKSKWSWRADGPTAIIVYVILACCLATALVLAMRFRKNLKGRMRGRGMRDLEQRSLDSGSQTKGGEVVSIVATTKA, from the exons ATGCAGAATGCCGAGCACGTGGCGCCTGAGACAATGAGGAACAGTCTGTCCAAGAAGCAGGATGCCGCGCCACTCAAGATGATGCTTGTCGGTGATAGCATCACCCATGGTTTCGAAGCAGATACCACCTGGAGATTCCGACTCTGGGAATGGCTCAAGTCGACCAACACACCTTTCAATTTCGTTGGCCCTTACACTG GTGTCTGCGCGCCCATGCCTAACCATCCTCCACAGCCACCACGACTGATGGAGCTTCCGGCGCAGGGGCTAGAGGTTCTTGACGAGTTCCCTAGAATTGAATGGGGCTATGCCAAGGAAGTCCCGTCCGACTTTGACGCACACCACTTCGCGACTTCTGGCGAGAAGGCCGAGCGGGTCCAGGGTCTTATACTGGCCCGCGTCGAGGAGTTCGAACCGGAAATGCTTCTCATTCTACTGGGCTTCAACGACTTGTCATGGGGCGGTGCCAGGCCCGAAGAACTGCTCGAGAGGATCAAGACTATTGTGGACAAGGCACGCGCCAACAGAGCTAACACGAAGTTCATCATCGGCAACGTAGTTCACGAGCAACTGGCCGATGCAGACCTCGAAGCACGGACATCAGCATACAACGAACTTCTCAATGCTACATATTCATCCTGGAGCACGGTAGACTCACCAGTGCATTACGCGGACGTTGCCGGAGTGTACACTTGTGGCCCCAACCGCAACTGCACCTCGACGGTCGATGGACTTCATCCGAACGACCTTGGAGCGTATCAAATCGCGCATGCGTTTTCACAAGCTTTCATCGACCACTACGCCATCGGCCAGCAGCCTGTTCAGATTCCCGATACGTGGACGGATCGTGCTGTCGATCCACCAACTAACATCAAAGCCTTTGGAAGCTCGATGGGTATCACTGTCACTTGGGACAGACCGTTTGGCATCCCAGACTTCAACGTACGACGACGCAGCGGCGACGAGGATTGGATCACCGAATACGGAGTTGGCATGAACCGGTCAGATACCATTCTTCCGCATGCTGGTATTCAATACGAATATCAGGTCCGATCCTGCTTAGGACAGCGTTGCGGGGAGTGGTCGAGTGAATCTGTCACCGCCGTATCGGATAGAAGAACTGGGCCACCTCCTAGGAACGTGCGCACCAAACCAACTGCTTTGGGTTTCGAAGTGAGCTGGTCACCTCCGAAAGATGCGGATGAATGGAACATCACCCAGTATGATGTGGCGTATGCAAACAGAATGCGAAACAATCTTCAACTGCATGCCGGAACTCGGAAACAGTCTGCCAAGCTCGAAGGGCTGGAGTCTGGGCAATACAGCATCATTGGCTTTATTTTGGACGTGTCTGTTTCTATCTGGACAGACCCCGAGGGAGGCAGTCTATTCACATTCGGCCGGCCGGTGAGGCCTGGCACGACTCAAGCGCCGCAGGCACCATCGCAGCTACGGTCAGAGATCGTGAATGAGACTGCCGTGCATCTCACATGGGAGGCTGATGACCACTGGGCTGGATTTCTAGCTTATGTCGACCATCACTCTGATGATATTGTCATCTATGACCGAAGCACAGTCGTGGCTATCGACTCCACTGTTGCTACACAAATACCGGAAATCTGCATATCTGCCATCAATGGCGACCTAGAGTCCAAACGGTCTTGTCTGTTTGAAAAGCCAAAATCGAAATGGAGCTGGCGAGCCGATGGCCCTACTGCTATCATCGTATACGTCATCTTGGCTTGCTGTCTCGCAACGGCGCTGGTGTTGGCTATGCGATTCAGAAAGAACCTTAAGGGCAGGATGCGAG GTCGTGGAATGCGGGATCTCGAACAAAGAAGCCTTGACAGCGGCAGCCAAACTAAAGGCGGCGAAGTGGTGTCCATTGTTGCCACAACGAAAGCATGA